A genomic region of Prionailurus viverrinus isolate Anna chromosome D4, UM_Priviv_1.0, whole genome shotgun sequence contains the following coding sequences:
- the CERCAM gene encoding inactive glycosyltransferase 25 family member 3 isoform X2: MRAAPAAPLLQLLLLLGARLQAAGVVEPPLPAVVLTILARNAEHSLPHYLGALERLDYPRARLALWSYPDEEGPKHWTKERHQFLMELKQEALTFARDWGADYILFADTDNILTNNQTLRLLIEQRLPVVAPMLDSQTYYSNFWCGITPQGYYRRTADYFPTKNRQRRGCFRVPMVHSTFLVSLRAEGAAQLAFYPPHPNYTWPFDDIIVFAYSCQAAGVAVHVCNKHRYGYMNVPVKSHQGLEDEKVNFIHLILEALVDGPPMWASAHVSRPPKKPSKMGFDEVFVISLARRPDRRERMLSSLWEMEISGRVVDAVDGRTLNSSIMRSLGVDLLPGYQDPYSGRTLTKGEVGCFLSHYSIWEEVAARGLAQVLVFEDDVRFESNFRGRLERLMEEVEAEKLLWDLIYLGRKQVNPEEEAAVGGLPHLVVAGYSYWTLAYVLSLAGARKLLASQPLRRMLPVDEFLPIMFDQHPNEQYKAHFWPRDLRAFSARPLLAAPTHYAGDAEWLSDTETSSPWDDDSGRIISWSGSHKTLRGPPLDLAGSSGHSLHPHHPRDEL; encoded by the exons ATgcgcgccgcccccgccgccccgctgCTCCAGCTGCTGCTCCTGCTGGGGGCGAGGCTCCAGGCTGCGGGAGTCGTGGAGCCACCACTGCCCGCCGTGGTCCTTACCATCCTGGCCCGCAATGCCGAGCACTCACTGCCCCACTACCTGGGCGCGCTGGAGCGGCTGGACTACCCCCGGGCCAGGCTGGCCCTCTG GTCCTACCCAGATGAAGAGGGTCCCAAGCACTGGACCAAAGAAAGGCACCAGTTTCTGATGGAGTTGAAACAGGAAGCCCTGACctttgccagggactggggggcTGACTACATCCTG TTTGCAGATACAGACAACATTCTGACCAACAACCAGACACTGAGGCTTCTGATAGAGCAGCGGCTGCCCGTGGTGGCCCCCATGCTGGACTCCCAGACCTACTACTCCAATTTCTGGTGTGGGATCACCCCCCAG GGCTATTACCGCCGCACAGCCGACTACTTCCCCACCAAGAACCGCCAACGCCGGGGCTGCTTCCGTGTCCCCATGGTCCATTCCACCTTCCTGGTATCCTTGCGGGCTGAGGGAGCAGCCCAACTCGCCTTCTACCCCCCTCACCCCAACTACACCTGGCCTTTCGACGATATCATCGTCTTTGCCTACTCCTGCCAGGCTGCTG GAGTCGCGGTCCACGTGTGCAACAAGCACCGTTATGGGTACATGAACGTGCCTGTGAAATCCCACCAGGGGCTGGAGGACGAGAAGGTTAACTTCATCCACCTGATCCTGGAGGCGCTAG tggaCGGGCCCCCCATGTGGGCCTCAGCGCACGTGTCCCGGCCCCCAAAGAAACCCAGCAAAATGGGGTTTGATGAG gtcTTTGTCATCAGCCTGGCCCGCCGGCCCGACCGCCGGGAACGCATGCTAAGCTCGCTCTGGGAGATGGAGATATCTGGACGCGTGGTGGATGCTGTGGATGGCCG GACCCTCAACAGCAGTATCATGAGGAGCCTCGGCGTGGACCTGCTCCCTGGCTACCAGGACCCCTACTCAGGCCGCACACTGACCAAGGGCGAGGTGGGCTGCTTCCTCAGCCACTACTCCAtctgggaggag GTCGCTGCCAGGGGCCTGGCCCAGGTCCTAGTGTTTGAGGACGATGTGCGCTTTGAGAGCAACTTCAGGGGGCGACTGGAGCGGCTTatggaggaggtggaggcagagaagCTCCTGTGGGACCTGAT CTACCTGGGCCGGAAGCAGGTGAACCCTGAGGAAGAGGCAGCCGTGGGGGGGCTGCCACACCTGGTGGTGGCCGGGTACTCCTACTGGACGCTGGCGTATGTCTTGAGCCTGGCGGGTGCTCGCAAGCTGCTGGCCTCCCAGCCCCTGCGCCGAATGCTGCCTGTGGACGAGTTCCTACCCATCATGTTTGACCAGCACCCCAA TGAGCAGTACAAGGCGCACTTCTGGCCACGGGACCTGCGTGCCTTCTCTGCGCGGCCCCTGCTCGCCGCTCCCACCCACTACGCAGGGGACGCCGAGTGGCTCAGCGACACGGAGACATCCTCACCCTGGGACGATGACAGCGGCCGCATCATCAGCTGGAGTGGCTCTCACAAGACGCTGCGTGGCCCCCCCCTGGACCTGGCTGGCAGCAGCGGGCACagtctccacccccaccaccctcGGGACGAGCTCTAG
- the CERCAM gene encoding inactive glycosyltransferase 25 family member 3 isoform X1, producing the protein MRAAPAAPLLQLLLLLGARLQAAGVVEPPLPAVVLTILARNAEHSLPHYLGALERLDYPRARLALWCATDHNTDNTTQMLQEWLAAVGDDYAAVVWRPEGAPRSYPDEEGPKHWTKERHQFLMELKQEALTFARDWGADYILFADTDNILTNNQTLRLLIEQRLPVVAPMLDSQTYYSNFWCGITPQGYYRRTADYFPTKNRQRRGCFRVPMVHSTFLVSLRAEGAAQLAFYPPHPNYTWPFDDIIVFAYSCQAAGVAVHVCNKHRYGYMNVPVKSHQGLEDEKVNFIHLILEALVDGPPMWASAHVSRPPKKPSKMGFDEVFVISLARRPDRRERMLSSLWEMEISGRVVDAVDGRTLNSSIMRSLGVDLLPGYQDPYSGRTLTKGEVGCFLSHYSIWEEVAARGLAQVLVFEDDVRFESNFRGRLERLMEEVEAEKLLWDLIYLGRKQVNPEEEAAVGGLPHLVVAGYSYWTLAYVLSLAGARKLLASQPLRRMLPVDEFLPIMFDQHPNEQYKAHFWPRDLRAFSARPLLAAPTHYAGDAEWLSDTETSSPWDDDSGRIISWSGSHKTLRGPPLDLAGSSGHSLHPHHPRDEL; encoded by the exons ATgcgcgccgcccccgccgccccgctgCTCCAGCTGCTGCTCCTGCTGGGGGCGAGGCTCCAGGCTGCGGGAGTCGTGGAGCCACCACTGCCCGCCGTGGTCCTTACCATCCTGGCCCGCAATGCCGAGCACTCACTGCCCCACTACCTGGGCGCGCTGGAGCGGCTGGACTACCCCCGGGCCAGGCTGGCCCTCTG GTGTGCCACGGACCACAACACGGACAACACCACACAGATGCTGCAGGAGTGGCTAGCCGCTGTGGGTGATGACTATGCAGCTGTGGTCTGGAGGCCTGAGGGGGCGCCCAG GTCCTACCCAGATGAAGAGGGTCCCAAGCACTGGACCAAAGAAAGGCACCAGTTTCTGATGGAGTTGAAACAGGAAGCCCTGACctttgccagggactggggggcTGACTACATCCTG TTTGCAGATACAGACAACATTCTGACCAACAACCAGACACTGAGGCTTCTGATAGAGCAGCGGCTGCCCGTGGTGGCCCCCATGCTGGACTCCCAGACCTACTACTCCAATTTCTGGTGTGGGATCACCCCCCAG GGCTATTACCGCCGCACAGCCGACTACTTCCCCACCAAGAACCGCCAACGCCGGGGCTGCTTCCGTGTCCCCATGGTCCATTCCACCTTCCTGGTATCCTTGCGGGCTGAGGGAGCAGCCCAACTCGCCTTCTACCCCCCTCACCCCAACTACACCTGGCCTTTCGACGATATCATCGTCTTTGCCTACTCCTGCCAGGCTGCTG GAGTCGCGGTCCACGTGTGCAACAAGCACCGTTATGGGTACATGAACGTGCCTGTGAAATCCCACCAGGGGCTGGAGGACGAGAAGGTTAACTTCATCCACCTGATCCTGGAGGCGCTAG tggaCGGGCCCCCCATGTGGGCCTCAGCGCACGTGTCCCGGCCCCCAAAGAAACCCAGCAAAATGGGGTTTGATGAG gtcTTTGTCATCAGCCTGGCCCGCCGGCCCGACCGCCGGGAACGCATGCTAAGCTCGCTCTGGGAGATGGAGATATCTGGACGCGTGGTGGATGCTGTGGATGGCCG GACCCTCAACAGCAGTATCATGAGGAGCCTCGGCGTGGACCTGCTCCCTGGCTACCAGGACCCCTACTCAGGCCGCACACTGACCAAGGGCGAGGTGGGCTGCTTCCTCAGCCACTACTCCAtctgggaggag GTCGCTGCCAGGGGCCTGGCCCAGGTCCTAGTGTTTGAGGACGATGTGCGCTTTGAGAGCAACTTCAGGGGGCGACTGGAGCGGCTTatggaggaggtggaggcagagaagCTCCTGTGGGACCTGAT CTACCTGGGCCGGAAGCAGGTGAACCCTGAGGAAGAGGCAGCCGTGGGGGGGCTGCCACACCTGGTGGTGGCCGGGTACTCCTACTGGACGCTGGCGTATGTCTTGAGCCTGGCGGGTGCTCGCAAGCTGCTGGCCTCCCAGCCCCTGCGCCGAATGCTGCCTGTGGACGAGTTCCTACCCATCATGTTTGACCAGCACCCCAA TGAGCAGTACAAGGCGCACTTCTGGCCACGGGACCTGCGTGCCTTCTCTGCGCGGCCCCTGCTCGCCGCTCCCACCCACTACGCAGGGGACGCCGAGTGGCTCAGCGACACGGAGACATCCTCACCCTGGGACGATGACAGCGGCCGCATCATCAGCTGGAGTGGCTCTCACAAGACGCTGCGTGGCCCCCCCCTGGACCTGGCTGGCAGCAGCGGGCACagtctccacccccaccaccctcGGGACGAGCTCTAG